One part of the Streptomyces sp. AM 2-1-1 genome encodes these proteins:
- a CDS encoding acyl-CoA dehydrogenase family protein, with amino-acid sequence MAATTHTVTNQVPPLVGYDVFGADRALSEAVERHLAPGVLAEARQELTTLGQAAGSAQAREWGAQANENPPKLRTHDRYGHRIDEVEFHPAWHRLLGHAVTAGLTDAWGREGGHVRRAAGFLVWTQAEAGHGCPLSMTHAAVPALRTDPALAAVWEPLLTSHVYEEGLRSPAQKPGVLFGMGMTEKQGGTDVRSNTTRAEPLAAEGEYLLTGHKWFCSAPMSDGFLVLAQAPGGLTCFLVPRVLPDDTRNVFALQRLKDKLGNRSNASAEVEFDRTWGRRVGEEGRGVRTIIEMVAATRLDCVVGSAALMRQAVAQAVHHSSHRSAFGGLLVEKPLMRNVLADLALESEAATVLGMRLAAAYDADTEEERAFLRLAVPAAKYWVTKRCTAVVGEALECLGGNGYVEESGMPRLLREAPLNSLWEGSGNVQALDALRALQREPKALDALLREVGKARGADHRLDGAIKDLLTDLADLDGVEARARRIVERMALVLQGSLLVRWAPPEVADAFCASRLGGDWGSAFGTLPHTLGLKSVVARARPVVDPS; translated from the coding sequence ATGGCAGCCACCACCCACACAGTGACCAATCAGGTACCGCCGCTGGTCGGCTACGACGTGTTCGGCGCGGACCGCGCCCTGTCCGAGGCGGTGGAGCGACATCTCGCCCCCGGGGTCCTGGCGGAGGCCCGGCAGGAGTTGACCACGCTCGGACAGGCGGCCGGATCGGCCCAGGCGCGGGAGTGGGGGGCGCAGGCGAACGAGAATCCACCGAAACTGCGCACGCACGACCGATACGGACACCGTATCGACGAGGTCGAGTTCCATCCGGCCTGGCACCGGCTGCTGGGCCACGCCGTGACCGCGGGGCTGACCGACGCCTGGGGCAGGGAGGGCGGTCACGTGCGGCGGGCGGCCGGCTTCCTGGTGTGGACGCAGGCCGAGGCGGGACACGGCTGTCCGCTGTCGATGACGCACGCCGCGGTGCCCGCGCTGCGGACCGATCCGGCGCTCGCCGCCGTGTGGGAGCCGCTGCTGACCTCGCACGTCTACGAGGAGGGGCTGCGGTCCCCCGCGCAGAAGCCGGGCGTCCTCTTCGGGATGGGGATGACCGAGAAGCAGGGCGGTACGGACGTCCGCTCCAACACGACCCGGGCCGAACCGCTGGCCGCCGAGGGCGAGTACCTGCTCACCGGTCACAAGTGGTTCTGCTCCGCTCCGATGTCGGACGGCTTCCTGGTGCTGGCGCAGGCCCCGGGCGGGCTGACCTGCTTCCTGGTGCCGCGGGTGCTGCCGGACGACACCCGCAACGTGTTCGCGCTCCAGCGGCTCAAGGACAAGCTGGGCAACAGGTCCAACGCGTCGGCCGAGGTCGAGTTCGACCGGACGTGGGGGCGCCGGGTCGGCGAGGAGGGGCGGGGGGTGCGCACCATCATCGAGATGGTCGCGGCGACCCGCCTGGACTGCGTCGTCGGTTCCGCCGCGCTGATGCGGCAGGCGGTGGCGCAGGCGGTCCACCACAGCAGCCACCGGAGCGCGTTCGGCGGGCTGCTGGTCGAGAAGCCGCTGATGCGCAACGTGCTCGCCGATCTCGCGCTGGAGTCCGAGGCGGCGACGGTGCTGGGGATGCGGCTGGCCGCCGCGTACGACGCGGACACCGAGGAGGAGCGGGCGTTCCTGCGGCTGGCGGTGCCGGCCGCGAAGTACTGGGTGACCAAGCGGTGCACCGCCGTGGTCGGCGAGGCGCTGGAGTGCCTGGGCGGCAACGGGTACGTGGAGGAGTCGGGGATGCCCCGGCTGCTGCGGGAGGCGCCGCTCAACTCCCTCTGGGAGGGGTCCGGCAATGTGCAGGCGCTCGACGCGCTGCGCGCGCTCCAGCGGGAGCCGAAGGCGCTGGACGCGTTGCTGCGGGAGGTCGGGAAGGCGCGGGGCGCCGATCACCGCCTGGACGGGGCGATCAAGGATCTGCTGACCGACCTGGCCGACCTGGACGGGGTGGAGGCACGGGCCCGGCGGATCGTCGAGCGGATGGCGTTGGTGCTCCAGGGTTCGCTGCTGGTGCGCTGGGCGCCGCCGGAGGTCGCCGACGCCTTCTGCGCCTCGCGGCTGGGCGGTGACTGGGGTTCGGCCTTCGGGACGCTGCCGCACACCCTCGGTCTGAAGTCCGTCGTCGCCCGGGCCCGGCCGGTCGTGGACCCGTCCTGA
- a CDS encoding helix-turn-helix domain-containing protein, producing the protein MERGPARTAPPVPPPGQADAVRALRRAREARLTGRRTGAAPRAEIDASWSRALRNGIDPERAPDGPLMEAEEIEHRRRSTALGAVMPLLREGLAAFADSTRQIMVVSDAEGRVLWRQGDRSVLRRAEGILLEEGATWTEPVRGTNAIGTSLAARTPVRVHSAEHFVDALQSWTCAAAPVRDPRDGRLIGVVDISGPESTFHPATLALVDSVAKLAESEIRNRHLSTIERLRSVAAPILCRIGGRALAVDAHGWLAAVAGMPPVDRLPLPKSLAPGRAWFPSLGMCRVEPLPGGWLVQVVDGASGNPSDGPPRRVVLDLGRAGQPVVHVAGPVGTWTQRLSPRHAELLYALALRRDGCTASELARDIFGDGTRTVTVRAEISRMRRHLAEVLAHRPYRFREGVDVEIVHPEKPADLLPHSTAPVVVRARTSAEGG; encoded by the coding sequence ATGGAGAGAGGCCCTGCCCGGACGGCACCGCCGGTTCCTCCGCCGGGACAGGCGGACGCGGTGCGGGCGCTGCGCCGGGCGCGTGAGGCGCGGCTGACGGGGCGGCGCACCGGCGCCGCGCCCCGGGCGGAGATCGACGCCTCCTGGTCCCGGGCGCTGCGCAACGGGATCGATCCGGAGCGGGCGCCGGACGGGCCGTTGATGGAGGCGGAGGAGATCGAGCACCGGCGGCGGTCCACGGCGCTCGGCGCGGTGATGCCGTTGCTGCGCGAAGGGCTGGCCGCCTTCGCGGACTCCACGCGGCAGATCATGGTGGTCAGCGATGCGGAGGGGCGTGTGCTCTGGCGGCAGGGCGACCGTTCCGTGCTGCGGCGGGCGGAGGGCATCCTGCTGGAGGAAGGCGCCACGTGGACCGAGCCGGTGAGAGGGACCAACGCGATCGGTACCTCGCTGGCCGCGCGTACCCCCGTTCGGGTGCACTCCGCCGAGCACTTCGTGGACGCCCTGCAGAGCTGGACGTGCGCGGCGGCGCCGGTCCGCGATCCGCGTGACGGCCGGCTGATCGGCGTCGTCGACATCAGCGGTCCGGAGTCGACCTTCCATCCGGCGACGCTGGCCCTGGTGGATTCGGTGGCGAAGCTCGCCGAGAGCGAGATACGCAACCGCCACCTGTCGACGATCGAGCGGCTGCGGTCCGTGGCCGCTCCGATCCTCTGCCGGATCGGCGGCCGGGCCCTCGCCGTGGACGCCCACGGCTGGCTGGCCGCGGTGGCCGGGATGCCGCCGGTGGACCGGCTGCCGCTGCCGAAGTCGCTCGCGCCGGGCCGGGCGTGGTTCCCGTCGCTGGGGATGTGCCGGGTGGAGCCGCTGCCCGGGGGCTGGCTGGTGCAGGTGGTGGACGGGGCGTCGGGAAACCCGTCGGACGGGCCGCCGCGGCGGGTGGTGCTCGACCTGGGGCGGGCCGGGCAGCCGGTGGTGCACGTGGCGGGGCCGGTGGGCACCTGGACGCAGCGGCTCTCGCCCCGCCACGCGGAGCTGCTGTACGCGCTGGCCCTGCGCAGGGACGGGTGCACCGCTTCCGAGCTGGCGCGGGACATCTTCGGCGACGGCACCCGCACGGTGACGGTGCGCGCGGAGATCTCCCGGATGCGCCGTCATCTCGCCGAGGTGCTGGCCCACCGCCCGTACCGTTTCCGGGAAGGGGTGGACGTGGAGATCGTGCACCCGGAGAAGCCGGCCGATCTGCTGCCGCACTCGACCGCGCCGGTGGTGGTCCGGGCCAGGACGTCGGCGGAGGGCGGCTGA
- a CDS encoding GNAT family N-acetyltransferase, giving the protein MNSPDRPAATTDVTTWSLEQTSPDDLEPAKAPDGDVRIVRAEVPSPEFSRFLYTAVGGDVRWTDRLALTYAQWQEIVDRPGAETWVAYVDGTPAGYVELDPQDDGAVEIMYFGLLPAFRGRRIGGHLLGAGTARAWDLAERWPGRPATRRVWLHTCSLDGPHALANYRRRGFRLFDTKVSQESVGAAPGPWPGAFPS; this is encoded by the coding sequence ATGAACAGCCCCGATCGCCCCGCCGCCACCACCGACGTGACCACCTGGTCCCTGGAGCAGACCTCTCCCGACGATCTCGAACCCGCGAAGGCACCCGACGGTGACGTCCGGATCGTGCGGGCCGAGGTGCCGTCGCCGGAGTTCAGCCGCTTCCTCTACACGGCGGTCGGCGGGGACGTCCGCTGGACGGACCGGCTCGCGCTGACGTACGCGCAGTGGCAGGAGATCGTGGACCGGCCGGGGGCCGAGACGTGGGTGGCGTACGTCGACGGGACGCCGGCCGGGTACGTCGAGCTGGACCCGCAGGACGACGGTGCCGTGGAGATCATGTACTTCGGGCTCCTGCCCGCCTTCCGGGGCCGCCGGATCGGGGGCCATCTGCTCGGTGCGGGTACCGCGCGGGCCTGGGACCTCGCCGAGCGGTGGCCCGGCCGGCCGGCGACCCGGCGGGTGTGGCTGCACACCTGCTCGCTGGACGGTCCGCACGCGCTGGCCAACTACCGGCGCCGCGGGTTCCGCCTCTTCGACACGAAGGTGAGCCAGGAGTCCGTGGGCGCGGCGCCCGGACCGTGGCCGGGGGCGTTCCCGTCCTGA
- a CDS encoding putative leader peptide, with the protein MSGTGIALVSRRHVDLCRMSSAICPAG; encoded by the coding sequence ATGTCTGGAACTGGGATTGCCTTGGTGAGTCGACGCCACGTCGACCTCTGCCGCATGTCCAGCGCCATCTGTCCGGCGGGCTGA
- a CDS encoding nitrite/sulfite reductase: MAATPEQPATTTPRRKTGRHRGEGQWAMGHHTPLNGNEQFKKDDDALNVRARIENIYSKRGFDSIDPNDLRGRMRWWGLYTQRKPGIDGGKTAVLEPEELDDRFFMLRVRIDGGRLTSAQLRAIGEISQQYARGTADITDRQNIQLHWIAIEDVPAIWEKLEAVGLSTTEACGDCPRVIIGSPVAGIAADEIIDGTPAVDEIHERYIGSKEFSNLPRKFKTAISGSPVQDVVHEINDIAFVGVEHPEHGAGFDLWVGGGLSTNPRFAERLNAWVPLDEVPDVWAGVVGIFRDYGYRRLRTRARLKFLMADWGPAKFRQVLEDEYLKRPLLDGPAPAQPTSRWRDHIGVHEQNDGNFYVGFAPRVGRVDGSTLTKIADLAAAHGSDRLRTTVEQKMIVLDVAPDQVDSLVEGLEALDFQVRPSSFRRGTMACTGIEFCKLAIVETKARGAALIDELERRLPEFDEPLTININGCPNACARIQTADIGLKGQLMLDSEGNQVEGYQVHLGGALGLEAGFGRKVRGLKVTSAELPEYVERVLSCYQDEREEGERFATWAARATAESLS, from the coding sequence ATGGCCGCTACCCCTGAACAGCCTGCGACCACCACTCCCCGCCGCAAGACCGGACGCCACCGCGGCGAGGGCCAGTGGGCGATGGGGCATCACACCCCCCTCAACGGGAACGAGCAGTTCAAGAAGGACGACGACGCTCTCAACGTGCGGGCACGCATCGAGAACATCTACTCCAAGCGCGGTTTCGACTCCATCGACCCCAACGACCTCCGCGGACGCATGCGGTGGTGGGGCCTGTACACCCAGCGCAAGCCCGGGATCGACGGCGGCAAGACCGCGGTGCTGGAGCCGGAGGAGCTGGACGACCGCTTCTTCATGCTGCGGGTGCGTATCGACGGTGGCCGGCTGACCTCCGCACAGCTCCGCGCGATCGGTGAGATCTCCCAGCAGTACGCCCGCGGCACGGCGGACATCACAGACCGTCAGAACATCCAGCTGCACTGGATCGCCATCGAGGACGTCCCGGCCATCTGGGAGAAGCTGGAGGCCGTCGGGCTCTCCACCACCGAGGCGTGCGGCGACTGCCCGCGAGTGATCATCGGTTCGCCGGTGGCGGGCATCGCGGCCGACGAGATCATCGACGGCACCCCGGCGGTGGACGAGATCCACGAGCGGTACATCGGCAGCAAGGAGTTCTCCAACCTGCCCCGCAAGTTCAAGACCGCGATCTCCGGTTCGCCGGTCCAGGACGTGGTCCACGAGATCAACGACATCGCCTTCGTCGGCGTCGAGCACCCCGAGCACGGGGCCGGGTTCGACCTCTGGGTCGGCGGCGGGCTCTCCACCAACCCGCGGTTCGCCGAACGCCTGAACGCCTGGGTGCCGTTGGACGAGGTGCCCGACGTGTGGGCCGGCGTCGTCGGGATCTTCCGGGACTACGGCTACCGCCGCCTGCGCACCCGGGCCCGTCTGAAGTTCCTGATGGCCGACTGGGGGCCCGCCAAGTTCCGCCAGGTGCTGGAGGACGAGTACCTGAAGCGTCCGCTGCTCGACGGCCCCGCCCCCGCGCAGCCCACGTCCCGCTGGCGCGACCACATCGGGGTGCACGAGCAGAACGACGGCAACTTCTACGTGGGGTTCGCACCCCGCGTGGGCCGCGTGGACGGCTCCACCCTCACCAAGATCGCGGATCTCGCCGCCGCGCACGGTTCCGACCGGCTGCGCACCACGGTCGAGCAGAAGATGATCGTCCTCGACGTGGCGCCCGACCAGGTCGACTCGCTGGTCGAAGGGCTGGAGGCACTGGACTTCCAGGTGCGCCCCTCGTCCTTCCGGCGCGGCACGATGGCCTGCACCGGCATCGAATTCTGCAAGCTGGCGATCGTCGAGACGAAGGCGCGCGGCGCCGCGCTCATCGACGAACTGGAGCGCCGCCTGCCGGAGTTCGACGAGCCGCTGACCATCAACATCAACGGGTGCCCCAACGCCTGTGCCCGTATCCAGACCGCGGACATCGGTCTCAAGGGGCAGCTGATGCTGGACTCCGAGGGCAACCAGGTGGAGGGCTACCAGGTGCACCTGGGCGGCGCGCTCGGTCTGGAGGCCGGCTTCGGTCGCAAGGTCCGCGGTCTGAAGGTCACTTCGGCCGAGCTTCCGGAGTACGTCGAGCGGGTGCTGAGCTGCTACCAGGACGAGCGCGAAGAGGGCGAGCGGTTCGCCACCTGGGCGGCGCGGGCCACCGCGGAGTCGCTGTCATGA
- a CDS encoding phosphoadenylyl-sulfate reductase, with protein MTNTLRDGGRTDAELEELAERAGRELEDASALSILTWAADTFGERFCVTSSMEDAVVAHLASRARPGVDVVFLDTGYHFPETIGTRDAVEAVMDVKVITLTPRQSVAEQDAAYGPQLHDRDPDLCCALRKVKPLEEGLTGYSAWATGLRRDESPTRAGTPVVGWDAKRRKVKVSPIARWTQEDVDAYVLEHGVLTNPLLMDGYASVGCAPCTRRVAEGEDARAGRWAGRGKTECGLHG; from the coding sequence ATGACGAACACCCTGAGGGACGGCGGGCGCACCGACGCCGAGTTGGAGGAACTCGCCGAGCGGGCCGGCCGGGAGCTGGAGGACGCCTCGGCGCTCTCCATCCTGACGTGGGCGGCGGACACCTTCGGCGAGCGGTTCTGCGTCACCTCCTCGATGGAGGACGCGGTCGTCGCCCACCTCGCCTCCCGGGCCCGGCCCGGCGTGGACGTGGTCTTCCTGGACACCGGCTACCACTTCCCCGAGACCATCGGGACCCGGGACGCGGTCGAGGCGGTGATGGACGTGAAGGTCATCACGCTGACCCCCCGTCAGTCGGTGGCCGAGCAGGACGCCGCGTACGGACCGCAGCTGCACGACCGCGACCCCGACCTGTGCTGCGCGCTGCGCAAGGTGAAGCCGCTCGAAGAAGGGCTGACCGGATACAGCGCCTGGGCGACCGGGCTGCGCCGCGACGAGTCCCCGACCCGGGCCGGCACCCCGGTGGTCGGCTGGGACGCGAAGCGCCGCAAGGTGAAGGTCTCGCCGATCGCGCGCTGGACGCAGGAGGACGTGGACGCCTACGTGCTGGAGCACGGGGTGCTCACCAACCCGCTGCTGATGGACGGTTACGCCTCCGTCGGCTGCGCGCCCTGCACCCGCCGGGTGGCCGAGGGCGAGGACGCGCGCGCCGGCCGCTGGGCCGGTCGGGGCAAGACCGAGTGCGGGCTGCACGGCTGA
- the cysC gene encoding adenylyl-sulfate kinase → MTTDQEISMSVTETGATVWLTGLPSAGKTTIAYELAGRLKSDGHRVEVLDGDEIREFLSAGLGFSREDRHTNVQRIGFVAELLAANGVKVLVPVIAPYADSRDAVRKRHHSEGTPYLEVHVATPVEVCSERDVKGLYAKQAAGEISGLTGVDDPYEAPEAPDLRIESHQQTVQESASVLHALLTERGLA, encoded by the coding sequence ATGACGACTGATCAGGAGATATCGATGAGCGTGACGGAGACGGGAGCCACCGTCTGGCTGACCGGTCTGCCGAGCGCGGGCAAGACCACCATCGCGTACGAACTCGCCGGCCGGCTAAAGAGCGACGGCCACCGGGTGGAGGTCCTCGACGGGGACGAGATCCGGGAGTTCCTCTCCGCGGGCCTCGGCTTCTCCCGCGAGGACCGCCACACGAACGTGCAGCGCATCGGCTTCGTCGCCGAACTGCTCGCGGCGAACGGCGTGAAGGTGCTGGTACCGGTGATCGCCCCGTACGCGGACAGCCGCGACGCCGTCCGCAAGCGGCACCACTCCGAGGGCACCCCCTATCTGGAGGTGCACGTCGCGACACCGGTGGAGGTCTGCTCGGAACGCGACGTGAAGGGGTTGTACGCCAAGCAGGCCGCCGGCGAGATCAGCGGCCTCACCGGGGTCGACGACCCCTACGAGGCGCCCGAAGCACCCGACCTGCGCATCGAGTCGCACCAGCAGACCGTGCAGGAGTCCGCAAGCGTGCTCCACGCGCTGCTCACCGAGAGGGGCCTGGCGTGA
- the cysD gene encoding sulfate adenylyltransferase subunit CysD encodes MTSVATVPEGTVNPYALSHLDSLESEAVHIFREVAGEFERPVILFSGGKDSIVMLHLALKAFAPAPIPFTLLHVDTGHNFPEVLDYRDRTVAAHGLRLHVASVQEYIDAGTLRERPDGTRNPLQTVPLTEAIQRHRFDAVFGGGRRDEEKARAKERVFSLRDEFSQWDPRRQRPELWQLYNGRHAPGEHVRVFPISNWTELDVWQYIQRERIELPEIYFAHHREVFNRHGMWLTAGDWGGPKDTEPTQTRLVRYRTVGDMSCTGAVDSDATTLDAVITEIAASRLTERGATRADDKMSEAAMEDRKREGYF; translated from the coding sequence GTGACGTCCGTCGCCACCGTGCCGGAAGGCACCGTCAACCCGTACGCGCTCAGCCACCTCGACTCGCTGGAGTCGGAGGCGGTCCACATCTTCCGTGAGGTGGCGGGGGAGTTCGAGCGGCCGGTGATCCTCTTCTCCGGCGGCAAGGACTCCATCGTGATGCTCCACCTCGCGCTGAAGGCCTTCGCCCCCGCCCCGATCCCGTTCACGCTGCTGCACGTCGACACCGGGCACAACTTCCCCGAGGTCCTCGACTACCGCGACCGCACGGTCGCCGCACACGGGCTGCGCCTGCACGTCGCCTCCGTCCAGGAGTACATCGACGCCGGCACCCTGCGCGAGCGCCCCGACGGCACCCGCAACCCCCTGCAGACCGTCCCGCTCACCGAAGCGATCCAGCGCCACCGCTTCGACGCCGTCTTCGGCGGGGGACGCCGCGACGAGGAGAAGGCACGCGCCAAGGAACGCGTCTTCTCCCTCCGCGACGAGTTCTCCCAGTGGGACCCCCGCCGCCAGCGCCCCGAACTCTGGCAGCTCTACAACGGCCGCCACGCCCCCGGCGAACACGTCCGCGTCTTCCCGATCTCCAACTGGACCGAACTCGACGTCTGGCAGTACATCCAGCGCGAGCGCATCGAACTCCCCGAGATCTACTTCGCCCACCACCGCGAGGTCTTCAACCGCCACGGCATGTGGCTCACCGCCGGCGACTGGGGCGGCCCCAAGGACACCGAACCCACCCAGACCCGCCTCGTGCGCTACCGCACCGTCGGCGACATGTCCTGCACCGGAGCCGTCGACTCCGACGCCACCACCCTCGACGCCGTCATCACCGAGATCGCCGCCTCCCGCCTCACCGAACGCGGCGCCACCCGCGCCGACGACAAGATGAGCGAAGCCGCGATGGAAGACCGCAAGCGTGAGGGGTATTTCTAA
- a CDS encoding GTP-binding protein, with translation MTTTTDQSADPLAETTLLRFATAGSVDDGKSTLVGRLLHDSKSVLTDQLEAVEHASRNRGQDTPDLALLTDGLRAEREQGITIDVAYRYFATPRRRFILADTPGHVQYTRNMVTGASTAELAVVLVDARNGVVEQTRRHAAVAALLRVPHVVLAVNKMDLVGYEEPVFAAIAKEFTAYAASLGVPEITAIPISALAGDNVVEPSAHMDWYGGPTVLEHLETVPVSHDLTACPARFPVQYVIRPQSAEHPDYRGYAGQIASGVLRVGESVTVLPSGRTSTIAGIDALGESVDTAWAPQSVTVRLADDVDVSRGDLIAPSGDLPASTQDVEATVCHVADQPLTVGRRVLLKHTTRTVKAIVKDIPSRLTLDDLSQHPAPGQLVANDIGRVVVRTAEPLALDAYADSRRTGSFLLIDPADGTTLSAGMAGASFAEAARAGAAAPAAGDDDAEWDF, from the coding sequence ATGACCACCACCACGGACCAGTCGGCCGACCCACTGGCGGAGACCACGCTGCTGCGCTTCGCCACCGCCGGCTCCGTCGACGACGGCAAGTCCACCCTCGTGGGCCGCCTCCTGCACGACTCGAAGTCGGTCCTCACCGACCAGCTGGAGGCCGTCGAGCACGCCTCCCGCAACCGGGGCCAGGACACCCCCGACCTCGCCCTCCTCACCGACGGGCTGCGCGCGGAGCGCGAGCAGGGCATCACCATCGACGTCGCCTACCGCTACTTCGCCACGCCCCGGCGCCGGTTCATCCTCGCCGACACCCCGGGCCACGTGCAGTACACCCGCAACATGGTCACCGGCGCCTCCACGGCCGAGCTCGCCGTCGTCCTCGTCGACGCCCGCAACGGCGTCGTCGAGCAGACCCGGCGCCATGCCGCCGTCGCCGCCCTGCTCCGCGTCCCGCACGTCGTCCTCGCCGTCAACAAGATGGACCTCGTGGGGTACGAGGAGCCGGTCTTCGCCGCGATCGCGAAGGAGTTCACCGCGTACGCGGCCTCGCTCGGCGTCCCGGAGATCACCGCGATCCCCATCTCGGCGCTGGCCGGGGACAACGTCGTGGAACCGTCCGCGCACATGGACTGGTACGGCGGCCCGACGGTCCTGGAACACCTGGAGACCGTGCCGGTGAGCCACGACCTGACCGCGTGCCCGGCGCGCTTCCCGGTGCAGTACGTCATCCGCCCGCAGAGCGCGGAGCACCCCGACTACCGCGGCTACGCGGGCCAGATCGCCTCGGGCGTGCTGCGGGTCGGCGAGTCCGTCACCGTGCTGCCCTCGGGCCGTACCTCGACGATCGCGGGCATCGACGCGCTGGGCGAGAGCGTGGACACGGCGTGGGCGCCGCAGTCGGTGACCGTGCGCCTCGCGGACGACGTGGACGTCTCGCGCGGCGACCTGATCGCCCCGAGCGGTGACCTGCCGGCCTCCACGCAGGACGTCGAGGCGACCGTCTGCCACGTCGCGGACCAGCCGCTCACGGTCGGCCGGCGGGTGCTGCTGAAGCACACCACGCGCACGGTCAAGGCGATCGTGAAGGACATCCCCTCGCGGCTCACCCTGGACGACCTCTCCCAGCACCCCGCCCCGGGGCAGCTGGTCGCCAACGACATCGGGCGGGTGGTGGTGCGTACCGCCGAACCGCTCGCGCTCGACGCGTACGCCGACTCCCGGCGTACCGGATCGTTCCTGCTGATCGACCCCGCGGACGGAACGACCCTCTCGGCCGGCATGGCGGGCGCCTCGTTCGCCGAGGCCGCCCGGGCCGGGGCAGCGGCACCCGCAGCGGGCGACGACGACGCCGAATGGGACTTCTGA
- a CDS encoding aliphatic sulfonate ABC transporter substrate-binding protein has product MPATRTTVRRSLAAAAALPLLAVVLTACGYGSESTDDDSKKADVTAGEKKLSADTVNIGYFPNLTHATALVGVQEGTFQKELGGTKVKTSTFNAGPSEIEALNAGSIDIGFIGPSPSINGYTKSEGKGLRIIGGSASGGVKLVVNPDKIKTVADLKGKKIATPQLGNTQDVAFLNWISEQGWKVDAQSGKGDVSVVRSDNKVTPDAYKAGSLDGAWVPEPTASKLVAEGAKVLLDETSLWPDNKFVITNIIVSQKFLTEHPDVVEAVLRGSVKTNKWINANPDAAKASANKALETLSGKALAPEVLDPAWKSILVTDDPLAATLNAEAEHAVKAGLLEKPNLDGIYDLTLLNKVLKAEGEPAVDDAGLGVK; this is encoded by the coding sequence GTGCCAGCCACCCGTACCACCGTCCGCCGCAGCCTCGCCGCTGCCGCCGCACTGCCGCTGCTCGCCGTGGTTCTCACCGCCTGCGGCTACGGCTCCGAGTCGACCGACGACGACTCGAAGAAGGCGGACGTCACCGCAGGGGAGAAGAAGCTCTCCGCGGACACCGTGAACATCGGGTACTTCCCGAACCTCACGCACGCCACCGCCCTGGTCGGAGTCCAGGAGGGCACCTTCCAGAAGGAGCTCGGCGGGACGAAGGTCAAGACCTCGACCTTCAACGCCGGCCCGTCCGAGATCGAGGCGCTCAACGCCGGTTCGATCGACATCGGCTTCATCGGCCCCTCGCCGTCCATCAACGGCTACACCAAGTCCGAGGGCAAGGGCCTGCGGATCATCGGTGGTTCGGCCTCCGGCGGCGTGAAGCTGGTCGTGAACCCGGACAAGATCAAGACCGTGGCGGACCTCAAGGGCAAGAAGATCGCCACCCCGCAGCTCGGCAACACGCAGGACGTCGCGTTCCTCAACTGGATCTCCGAGCAGGGGTGGAAGGTCGACGCGCAGAGCGGCAAGGGCGACGTGTCCGTCGTCCGCTCGGACAACAAGGTGACCCCGGACGCCTACAAGGCCGGTTCGCTGGACGGCGCCTGGGTCCCGGAGCCGACCGCGTCCAAGCTGGTCGCCGAGGGCGCCAAGGTGCTGCTGGACGAGACGTCGCTCTGGCCGGACAACAAGTTCGTCATCACCAACATCATCGTGTCGCAGAAGTTCCTCACCGAGCACCCCGACGTGGTCGAGGCGGTCCTGCGCGGTTCGGTGAAGACGAACAAGTGGATCAACGCGAACCCGGACGCGGCCAAGGCGTCGGCCAACAAGGCGCTGGAGACCCTGAGCGGCAAGGCGCTCGCCCCCGAGGTCCTCGACCCGGCCTGGAAGTCGATCCTGGTCACCGACGACCCGCTGGCGGCCACCCTGAACGCGGAGGCGGAGCACGCGGTCAAGGCGGGCCTGCTGGAGAAGCCCAACCTCGACGGCATCTACGACCTGACCCTGCTCAACAAGGTCCTGAAGGCCGAGGGCGAACCCGCGGTCGACGACGCCGGCCTCGGCGTCAAGTAA